The following are encoded together in the Glycine max cultivar Williams 82 chromosome 8, Glycine_max_v4.0, whole genome shotgun sequence genome:
- the LOC100815281 gene encoding 26S proteasome regulatory subunit RPN13 isoform X3, with protein sequence MMMCARLSCNEVMLEFRAGKMFLEEKRVVPDTRKGLVRIARGEEGLVHFQWLDRTQNIVEDDQIIFPNEAIFEKVNQTSGRVYILKFNSDDRKFFFWMQESNADDDSQLCSSVNDYINRPLELLGEEEPDGSLPLQVSEDMAEDDISSRAANLGIPNLGVEATSDVTSSGPVKLEDLQRILSNIGPADSIVDPDGGLGLGDILKPDLIMPLMDTLPLEQRLAPYLPEGEWSPEEILELLQSPPFRQQVDSFTYVLRTGQIDLSQFGIDPSKSDKFTVLSFLEALEDSVSKSVESEEARQDDRDLRSQSCNRHDPMDESQ encoded by the exons ATGATGATGTGTGCGCGGCTTAGTTGCAAT GAAGTCATGCTGGAGTTCCGTGCTGGCAAAATGTTTCTTGAGGAAAAAAGGGTTGTTCCTGATACACGGAAAGGACTTGTTCGAATTGCTAGG GGTGAGGAGGGATTAGTCCATTTTCAGTGGCTTGATCGCACACAAAATATTGTTGAAGAT GATCAGATAATATTTCCCAACGAGGCTATTTTTGAGAAG GTTAATCAAACATCCGGAAGGGTTTACATATTGAAGTTTAATAGCGATGACAGGAAGTTCTTCTTCTGGATGCAG GAATCAAATGCTGATGATGATTCACAACTGTGTAGCTCAGTGAATGATTACATTAATAGACCATTAG AGTTGCTTGGTGAAGAGGAGCCTGATGGATCCCTTCCACTTCAAGTTTCTGAAGATATGGCTGAGGATGACATCTCGTCTAG AGCTGCAAACTTAGGTATCCCAAACTTGGGCGTGGAAGCAACGAGTGATGTAACATCTTCTGGTCCAGTTAAATTGGAAGATCTCCAAAGAATATTGAGTAACATTGGGCCTGCAG ATAGTATTGTTGATCCTGATGGAG GCTTGGGACTTGGGGATATATTGAAGCCTGATCTAATAATGCCATTGATGGATACATTACCTTTGGAGCAGCGTTTAGCTCCCTACTTACCTGAG GGTGAATGGTCTCCAGAAGAGATATTGGAGTTGTTGCAGAGCCCACCTTTCCGTCAGCAAGTAGATTCGTTTACTTAT GTACTTCGAACAGGACAGATAGACTTGTCTCAGTTTGGAATTGATCCAAGTAAAT caGACAAGTTCACAGTTTTGTCTTTTCTTGAGGCTCTTGAGGATTCTGTTTCTAAGTCGGTTGAGTCTGAAGAGGCTAGGCAAGATGATCGGGATTTAAGATCTCAATCTTGTAACCGTCATGACCCAATGGATGAATCTCAGTAG
- the LOC100815281 gene encoding 26S proteasome regulatory subunit RPN13 isoform X4 — MSSSSADVFPAILEVMLEFRAGKMFLEEKRVVPDTRKGLVRIARGEEGLVHFQWLDRTQNIVEDDQIIFPNEAIFEKVNQTSGRVYILKFNSDDRKFFFWMQESNADDDSQLCSSVNDYINRPLEEPDGSLPLQVSEDMAEDDISSRAANLGIPNLGVEATSDVTSSGPVKLEDLQRILSNIGPADSIVDPDGGLGLGDILKPDLIMPLMDTLPLEQRLAPYLPEGEWSPEEILELLQSPPFRQQVDSFTYVLRTGQIDLSQFGIDPSKSDKFTVLSFLEALEDSVSKSVESEEARQDDRDLRSQSCNRHDPMDESQ; from the exons ATGAGTTCGTCTTCGGCAGATGTTTTTCCAGCAATTCTG GAAGTCATGCTGGAGTTCCGTGCTGGCAAAATGTTTCTTGAGGAAAAAAGGGTTGTTCCTGATACACGGAAAGGACTTGTTCGAATTGCTAGG GGTGAGGAGGGATTAGTCCATTTTCAGTGGCTTGATCGCACACAAAATATTGTTGAAGAT GATCAGATAATATTTCCCAACGAGGCTATTTTTGAGAAG GTTAATCAAACATCCGGAAGGGTTTACATATTGAAGTTTAATAGCGATGACAGGAAGTTCTTCTTCTGGATGCAG GAATCAAATGCTGATGATGATTCACAACTGTGTAGCTCAGTGAATGATTACATTAATAGACCATTAG AGGAGCCTGATGGATCCCTTCCACTTCAAGTTTCTGAAGATATGGCTGAGGATGACATCTCGTCTAG AGCTGCAAACTTAGGTATCCCAAACTTGGGCGTGGAAGCAACGAGTGATGTAACATCTTCTGGTCCAGTTAAATTGGAAGATCTCCAAAGAATATTGAGTAACATTGGGCCTGCAG ATAGTATTGTTGATCCTGATGGAG GCTTGGGACTTGGGGATATATTGAAGCCTGATCTAATAATGCCATTGATGGATACATTACCTTTGGAGCAGCGTTTAGCTCCCTACTTACCTGAG GGTGAATGGTCTCCAGAAGAGATATTGGAGTTGTTGCAGAGCCCACCTTTCCGTCAGCAAGTAGATTCGTTTACTTAT GTACTTCGAACAGGACAGATAGACTTGTCTCAGTTTGGAATTGATCCAAGTAAAT caGACAAGTTCACAGTTTTGTCTTTTCTTGAGGCTCTTGAGGATTCTGTTTCTAAGTCGGTTGAGTCTGAAGAGGCTAGGCAAGATGATCGGGATTTAAGATCTCAATCTTGTAACCGTCATGACCCAATGGATGAATCTCAGTAG
- the LOC100815281 gene encoding 26S proteasome regulatory subunit RPN13 isoform X1, with protein MSSSSADVFPAILEVMLEFRAGKMFLEEKRVVPDTRKGLVRIARGEEGLVHFQWLDRTQNIVEDDQIIFPNEAIFEKVNQTSGRVYILKFNSDDRKFFFWMQESNADDDSQLCSSVNDYINRPLELLGEEEPDGSLPLQVSEDMAEDDISSRAANLGIPNLGVEATSDVTSSGPVKLEDLQRILSNIGPADSIVDPDGGLGLGDILKPDLIMPLMDTLPLEQRLAPYLPEGEWSPEEILELLQSPPFRQQVDSFTYVLRTGQIDLSQFGIDPSKSDKFTVLSFLEALEDSVSKSVESEEARQDDRDLRSQSCNRHDPMDESQ; from the exons ATGAGTTCGTCTTCGGCAGATGTTTTTCCAGCAATTCTG GAAGTCATGCTGGAGTTCCGTGCTGGCAAAATGTTTCTTGAGGAAAAAAGGGTTGTTCCTGATACACGGAAAGGACTTGTTCGAATTGCTAGG GGTGAGGAGGGATTAGTCCATTTTCAGTGGCTTGATCGCACACAAAATATTGTTGAAGAT GATCAGATAATATTTCCCAACGAGGCTATTTTTGAGAAG GTTAATCAAACATCCGGAAGGGTTTACATATTGAAGTTTAATAGCGATGACAGGAAGTTCTTCTTCTGGATGCAG GAATCAAATGCTGATGATGATTCACAACTGTGTAGCTCAGTGAATGATTACATTAATAGACCATTAG AGTTGCTTGGTGAAGAGGAGCCTGATGGATCCCTTCCACTTCAAGTTTCTGAAGATATGGCTGAGGATGACATCTCGTCTAG AGCTGCAAACTTAGGTATCCCAAACTTGGGCGTGGAAGCAACGAGTGATGTAACATCTTCTGGTCCAGTTAAATTGGAAGATCTCCAAAGAATATTGAGTAACATTGGGCCTGCAG ATAGTATTGTTGATCCTGATGGAG GCTTGGGACTTGGGGATATATTGAAGCCTGATCTAATAATGCCATTGATGGATACATTACCTTTGGAGCAGCGTTTAGCTCCCTACTTACCTGAG GGTGAATGGTCTCCAGAAGAGATATTGGAGTTGTTGCAGAGCCCACCTTTCCGTCAGCAAGTAGATTCGTTTACTTAT GTACTTCGAACAGGACAGATAGACTTGTCTCAGTTTGGAATTGATCCAAGTAAAT caGACAAGTTCACAGTTTTGTCTTTTCTTGAGGCTCTTGAGGATTCTGTTTCTAAGTCGGTTGAGTCTGAAGAGGCTAGGCAAGATGATCGGGATTTAAGATCTCAATCTTGTAACCGTCATGACCCAATGGATGAATCTCAGTAG
- the LOC100815281 gene encoding 26S proteasome regulatory subunit RPN13 isoform X2 — MSSSSADVFPAILEVMLEFRAGKMFLEEKRVVPDTRKGLVRIARGEEGLVHFQWLDRTQNIVEDDQIIFPNEAIFEKVNQTSGRVYILKFNSDDRKFFFWMQESNADDDSQLCSSVNDYINRPLELLGEEEPDGSLPLQVSEDMAEDDISSRAANLGIPNLGVEATSDVTSSGPVKLEDLQRILSNIGPADSIVDPDGGLGLGDILKPDLIMPLMDTLPLEQRLAPYLPEGEWSPEEILELLQSPPFRQQVDSFTYVLRTGQIDLSQFGIDPSKYKFTVLSFLEALEDSVSKSVESEEARQDDRDLRSQSCNRHDPMDESQ, encoded by the exons ATGAGTTCGTCTTCGGCAGATGTTTTTCCAGCAATTCTG GAAGTCATGCTGGAGTTCCGTGCTGGCAAAATGTTTCTTGAGGAAAAAAGGGTTGTTCCTGATACACGGAAAGGACTTGTTCGAATTGCTAGG GGTGAGGAGGGATTAGTCCATTTTCAGTGGCTTGATCGCACACAAAATATTGTTGAAGAT GATCAGATAATATTTCCCAACGAGGCTATTTTTGAGAAG GTTAATCAAACATCCGGAAGGGTTTACATATTGAAGTTTAATAGCGATGACAGGAAGTTCTTCTTCTGGATGCAG GAATCAAATGCTGATGATGATTCACAACTGTGTAGCTCAGTGAATGATTACATTAATAGACCATTAG AGTTGCTTGGTGAAGAGGAGCCTGATGGATCCCTTCCACTTCAAGTTTCTGAAGATATGGCTGAGGATGACATCTCGTCTAG AGCTGCAAACTTAGGTATCCCAAACTTGGGCGTGGAAGCAACGAGTGATGTAACATCTTCTGGTCCAGTTAAATTGGAAGATCTCCAAAGAATATTGAGTAACATTGGGCCTGCAG ATAGTATTGTTGATCCTGATGGAG GCTTGGGACTTGGGGATATATTGAAGCCTGATCTAATAATGCCATTGATGGATACATTACCTTTGGAGCAGCGTTTAGCTCCCTACTTACCTGAG GGTGAATGGTCTCCAGAAGAGATATTGGAGTTGTTGCAGAGCCCACCTTTCCGTCAGCAAGTAGATTCGTTTACTTAT GTACTTCGAACAGGACAGATAGACTTGTCTCAGTTTGGAATTGATCCAAGTAAAT ACAAGTTCACAGTTTTGTCTTTTCTTGAGGCTCTTGAGGATTCTGTTTCTAAGTCGGTTGAGTCTGAAGAGGCTAGGCAAGATGATCGGGATTTAAGATCTCAATCTTGTAACCGTCATGACCCAATGGATGAATCTCAGTAG